From a region of the Synechococcus sp. PCC 7502 genome:
- a CDS encoding anthranilate phosphoribosyltransferase family protein — protein sequence MSQAFRTLLRKVASGTHTSKDLTRVEAEAALEMILTQEATPAQIGAFLVAHRIKRPTSMEMAGMLDAYDRFGGRLEPVSNSKPVIILSSPYDGRSRTAPISPLTAMVLAAAGINVITHGGDRMPTKAGIPFMEIWQGLDVHWQNLDLTQVQTVLNQTGFAFVYLADHFPLAQAIVAYRDQIGKRPPLATLELMWAPYKGTAHIACGFVHPPTEATMREAFALTDCKDYTTVKGSEGSCDLPRDRSAIIGLGTERLVLNARDFGFSNFEVPLTTTAELITDIQQVLAGEKTEYQRSLIWNSGFYLWRMGISPNLESGFTLAENLINSGKVREKLGEIKQAIANLKNP from the coding sequence ATGAGCCAAGCTTTCAGAACTCTGCTGCGTAAGGTAGCTAGCGGTACCCATACTAGTAAAGACCTAACTCGGGTTGAGGCTGAAGCTGCTTTAGAGATGATCCTTACTCAAGAAGCTACCCCTGCTCAAATTGGAGCTTTTTTAGTTGCTCACCGTATTAAACGACCCACATCTATGGAAATGGCAGGAATGCTGGATGCCTACGATCGCTTTGGGGGCAGACTTGAACCAGTTAGCAATAGCAAACCTGTAATTATTTTAAGTTCTCCCTACGATGGGCGATCCCGTACTGCTCCCATTAGTCCACTTACAGCTATGGTGTTAGCAGCCGCAGGCATTAATGTGATTACCCATGGAGGTGATCGCATGCCCACGAAAGCAGGTATCCCCTTTATGGAAATCTGGCAAGGCTTAGATGTGCATTGGCAAAATTTAGATTTAACTCAAGTCCAAACTGTTTTAAATCAAACTGGATTTGCTTTTGTCTATCTCGCGGATCACTTTCCTCTGGCACAGGCGATCGTTGCCTATCGTGATCAAATTGGTAAACGTCCTCCCCTAGCCACCCTAGAGTTAATGTGGGCACCCTATAAAGGAACGGCTCATATTGCCTGTGGATTTGTCCATCCCCCCACGGAAGCAACTATGCGAGAGGCATTTGCGCTCACGGACTGCAAAGACTATACAACGGTTAAAGGGTCAGAAGGTAGCTGTGATTTACCCCGCGATCGCAGTGCCATTATTGGCTTAGGCACAGAAAGATTAGTCCTTAATGCCCGTGACTTTGGCTTTAGTAATTTTGAGGTTCCTTTGACTACGACTGCGGAATTAATTACAGATATACAGCAGGTCTTGGCAGGGGAAAAAACTGAATATCAGCGATCGCTCATTTGGAATAGCGGGTTTTATCTCTGGCGCATGGGCATATCCCCAAATCTGGAATCGGGATTTACACTGGCAGAAAATTTAATTAATAGTGGCAAGGTTAGGGAGAAGTTAGGAGAAATTAAACAGGCTATCGCTAATTTGAAAAACCCATGA
- the chrA gene encoding chromate efflux transporter — translation MSDYSQLDTTVKRERLKDLAISFLKLGTLAFGGPAAHMSMMDEEFVQRRQWLDRSQLLDMIGFTSLIPGPSSTELAVLIGLERGGWLGLIIAGTCFIFPALVIVWIFAVIYKQYQTLPQLGSLLYGIKPVIIAILVQALWKFRKAGVKNLETGIVLVATIMLFYVGVNEILLIVGSGLLLMAVKYWRSPLSLPAVFLPVSLSTSTNNLTSNLTATINTPEPATWVSIFLTFLKIGSVLYGGGYVLLAFLQKDIVERLHWLTFQQLLDAVAVGQVTPGPLFTTATFVGYLIGGNSGAIAATVGIFLPSFILVAVFSRFLVKLRKSNLMAGFLDGVNAAALGLIVPVTFQLGQSSLTNPLTIGIALISGVVLFKTKLNSTWLLLAGAAIGLISSFVG, via the coding sequence ATGTCAGATTACAGCCAACTTGACACCACAGTAAAGCGGGAGAGATTAAAAGACCTAGCAATCTCTTTCCTAAAACTGGGGACATTGGCATTTGGTGGACCCGCAGCCCACATGTCGATGATGGATGAAGAATTCGTGCAACGGCGGCAATGGCTTGATCGTTCTCAGCTATTGGATATGATTGGCTTTACTAGTTTAATTCCAGGTCCTAGTTCCACAGAATTGGCAGTTCTCATTGGTTTAGAACGGGGCGGATGGCTGGGACTGATTATAGCTGGTACCTGTTTTATCTTCCCTGCCTTAGTAATTGTGTGGATATTTGCGGTTATTTATAAGCAGTATCAGACCTTACCTCAACTCGGCTCACTGCTCTATGGCATTAAACCCGTAATTATTGCGATTTTGGTGCAGGCTCTATGGAAGTTTAGAAAGGCTGGGGTTAAAAATCTTGAAACAGGGATTGTCCTAGTAGCTACGATTATGCTGTTTTATGTGGGAGTTAACGAAATTCTATTGATTGTAGGATCGGGCTTACTATTAATGGCAGTTAAATATTGGCGATCGCCTCTCTCCCTACCCGCAGTATTTTTACCTGTATCTCTATCTACATCCACTAATAATCTAACCAGCAATCTAACTGCAACGATTAACACCCCTGAACCTGCAACTTGGGTAAGTATATTTTTAACTTTTCTCAAAATTGGTTCCGTCCTCTATGGTGGTGGCTATGTACTTCTGGCATTCTTGCAAAAAGATATAGTCGAAAGATTACATTGGTTAACATTCCAACAACTTTTAGATGCAGTGGCAGTAGGACAGGTCACCCCCGGTCCCCTATTTACGACAGCCACCTTTGTTGGTTATTTAATTGGTGGAAATTCTGGAGCGATCGCTGCCACAGTCGGCATATTTTTGCCTTCTTTTATTTTGGTGGCAGTGTTTAGCAGATTTTTAGTCAAACTCCGAAAATCCAACTTAATGGCGGGCTTTTTAGATGGGGTTAATGCGGCGGCATTGGGGCTAATTGTGCCAGTAACTTTTCAGCTTGGACAATCATCTCTCACTAATCCCTTAACCATAGGCATAGCTCTAATTAGTGGCGTAGTTTTATTTAAGACTAAGCTTAACTCTACTTGGTTATTATTAGCGGGAGCAGCGATCGGGCTAATTTCCAGCTTTGTGGGATGA
- a CDS encoding TMEM165/GDT1 family protein, with protein MDWQLFFLTFGTVFLSELGDKSQLATLSISSNSKALRYVFLGSASALLLSSLIGVLLGDSMAEIIPTKFLKAIAAAIFAFMAIKVLE; from the coding sequence ATGGATTGGCAATTATTCTTCTTAACCTTTGGCACGGTATTTCTATCAGAATTAGGGGATAAAAGCCAACTGGCAACCCTAAGTATTAGTAGCAACTCCAAAGCCTTGCGCTATGTATTTTTGGGATCGGCATCGGCATTATTACTGTCTAGTTTAATTGGTGTACTTTTGGGCGATAGTATGGCAGAAATCATACCTACTAAGTTCCTTAAGGCGATCGCTGCGGCAATATTTGCATTTATGGCAATTAAAGTTTTGGAGTAA
- a CDS encoding DUF29 domain-containing protein, translating to MSTNLLTSLYNLDYQQWLETTIINLSDRNFGQINLEDLVAELESMGKSEKSALESNLVILLMHLLKYKYQPQKQSDSWRRSIVEHRRRILISFKHSPSLKKYFEQVFDECYIDARQDAKTETQLPLVTFPEVCDFSKEQVLDPDFLP from the coding sequence ATGAGTACAAACCTATTGACTTCACTCTATAACTTAGATTATCAACAATGGCTGGAAACAACTATTATCAATTTAAGCGATCGCAACTTTGGGCAAATTAATCTAGAGGATTTGGTTGCTGAACTAGAATCTATGGGTAAAAGCGAGAAAAGTGCTTTAGAAAGTAATTTAGTCATCTTGCTCATGCACTTACTCAAGTATAAATATCAGCCCCAAAAGCAAAGTGATAGTTGGCGTAGGTCAATAGTCGAACATCGTCGCCGTATATTAATATCTTTTAAGCATAGCCCTAGTTTGAAAAAGTATTTTGAGCAAGTATTTGATGAGTGTTATATAGATGCGCGCCAAGACGCTAAGACTGAGACGCAATTACCTTTAGTAACTTTTCCAGAGGTTTGTGATTTCTCTAAAGAACAGGTTTTAGACCCTGATTTTCTGCCGTAG
- the pyrH gene encoding UMP kinase, with protein MSAKYRRILLKLSGEALMGDRNFGIDPMIVQTIALEVAEIVRDGVEVAIVVGGGNIFRGMQGAAAGMDRATADYIGMIATVMNALTLQDALEHLEYPVETRVMTAIAMQEVAEPYIRRRAMSHLENKRVVIFGAGSGNPFFTTDTTAALRGAEIDAEVIFKATRVDGIYDSDPKQNPNAKRHHNLTYDYVLSHNLKVMDTTAFTMCQENNIPLIVFDLGVPGNIRRAVMGESIGTYVGGNCEIN; from the coding sequence ATGAGTGCTAAATATCGGCGGATTTTGCTGAAATTAAGTGGCGAGGCACTTATGGGCGATCGCAATTTTGGAATAGACCCGATGATTGTCCAAACCATTGCTCTGGAAGTTGCGGAAATTGTCCGAGATGGAGTTGAAGTCGCAATTGTGGTTGGTGGCGGTAATATCTTTAGAGGTATGCAGGGCGCAGCCGCAGGTATGGATCGAGCGACAGCAGATTATATCGGTATGATTGCTACGGTGATGAATGCTTTGACTTTGCAAGATGCTTTAGAACATTTAGAGTACCCTGTCGAAACTAGAGTGATGACCGCGATCGCCATGCAAGAAGTGGCAGAACCTTACATTCGTAGGCGCGCCATGAGCCATTTAGAAAATAAGCGGGTAGTAATTTTTGGTGCAGGGTCAGGTAATCCATTTTTTACAACGGATACAACCGCAGCATTACGGGGGGCAGAAATTGATGCTGAAGTTATTTTCAAAGCCACACGAGTTGATGGTATTTATGATAGTGATCCCAAGCAAAATCCTAACGCTAAACGCCACCACAATCTAACCTATGATTATGTTCTGAGTCATAATCTTAAAGTTATGGATACAACTGCATTTACGATGTGTCAAGAAAATAATATTCCCCTGATTGTTTTTGATCTTGGTGTCCCAGGTAACATTCGCCGTGCAGTTATGGGAGAATCAATTGGTACTTATGTTGGAGGAAATTGTGAAATTAACTGA
- a CDS encoding bifunctional serine/threonine-protein kinase/formylglycine-generating enzyme family protein: MRRIFTMSYYCLNPNCQTPQNPEGAKACLKCKESLAPLLGRYRPSDALAKGAFGKTFIAVDEAKPSKPKCVIKQFAPKDPASASIALRLFQHEAEQLDRLGKHPQIPELMAHFEQDQRQYIVQEFVDGQNLKDELKSRARLFDEGEIIQLLRDLLPVLSFIHSSGVIHRDIKPDNIIRRSTDQSLFLIDFGAAKHAVSESALSAPGTVIGTPHYDAPEQAVGQSTFASDIYGLGATCVHLMTGESPNYRLYSHAEGGWVWQKYLKMPVSDKFKDILDRMLARELKHRFKSSEAVLQALQLLTQGTGRSTAGIVSALVNPVPPPPKAEVKKIRPNKTVDTSSSSLSVFELKNFKFQVATVALKQTGLFGLVNSCEVYKTTKEAEFFTGYIGLGRTFEMVFIPGGTFQMGSPESESDRKPHESPQRMVKVAPFFIGKYPVTQEQWDMVVTLPKISRDLKASPSNFKGLNRPVERVSWHDAIEFCARLSKKMGQVYRLPSEAEWEYACRAGTNTPFHFGMTITSDLANYNGEKTYGFGTKGKSRRETTSVGSFQVANAFGLYDMHGNVWEWCADPWHDNYNDAPNDARVWEGDSNEDTAILEPDGTISQFATEENAVDNGYRILRGGSWGNDPHDCRSACRLRDLPTSEYSDYGFRIACS; the protein is encoded by the coding sequence GTGCGCCGTATTTTCACCATGAGCTACTACTGCCTCAATCCCAACTGTCAAACGCCTCAAAATCCAGAGGGTGCTAAAGCTTGCCTTAAGTGCAAAGAAAGTTTGGCACCACTTTTAGGTCGTTACCGTCCATCCGATGCTTTGGCTAAAGGGGCATTTGGTAAGACGTTTATTGCAGTTGATGAGGCAAAGCCTTCCAAGCCCAAGTGTGTAATCAAGCAATTTGCACCCAAAGACCCCGCTAGTGCCTCTATTGCCCTCCGACTATTCCAGCATGAGGCAGAGCAGTTAGATCGATTGGGAAAGCATCCCCAGATTCCTGAATTAATGGCACATTTTGAACAGGATCAGCGCCAGTATATAGTCCAAGAGTTTGTAGATGGACAAAACCTCAAAGATGAACTTAAAAGTCGAGCTAGGCTTTTTGATGAAGGCGAAATTATTCAACTACTTCGGGATTTATTACCCGTTCTCAGCTTTATTCATAGTTCGGGCGTTATTCATAGGGATATTAAGCCAGATAACATTATTCGTCGCTCTACGGATCAATCTCTGTTCTTGATTGATTTTGGGGCAGCTAAACATGCCGTTAGCGAGAGTGCCTTATCTGCACCAGGTACGGTAATTGGTACACCCCACTACGATGCTCCAGAGCAAGCTGTAGGACAGTCCACCTTTGCCAGTGATATTTACGGACTAGGAGCTACCTGTGTACATTTAATGACAGGTGAGTCCCCTAACTATCGGTTATATTCCCATGCGGAGGGGGGATGGGTATGGCAAAAATATCTCAAAATGCCTGTAAGTGATAAATTCAAAGATATTCTTGATCGAATGCTGGCACGGGAGCTAAAACATCGCTTCAAATCCTCGGAAGCTGTTTTGCAAGCTTTACAGTTATTAACCCAAGGTACAGGTAGATCAACTGCTGGTATCGTATCGGCTCTGGTTAATCCAGTTCCACCACCACCAAAAGCTGAAGTCAAAAAGATCCGCCCTAACAAAACTGTAGATACTTCTAGTTCTAGCTTGTCAGTATTTGAGCTTAAGAATTTTAAATTTCAAGTTGCCACCGTTGCTCTAAAGCAAACAGGATTATTTGGATTAGTAAATAGTTGTGAAGTTTATAAAACTACTAAAGAAGCAGAATTTTTCACTGGATACATTGGTTTAGGTAGAACCTTTGAAATGGTATTTATTCCCGGCGGCACTTTCCAAATGGGTTCCCCTGAATCGGAAAGCGATCGCAAACCCCATGAAAGTCCTCAACGTATGGTAAAAGTTGCTCCATTTTTCATAGGCAAATATCCAGTTACCCAAGAGCAATGGGATATGGTGGTCACCTTGCCTAAGATTAGCCGTGACCTAAAAGCATCGCCATCTAACTTTAAGGGTTTAAATCGCCCCGTAGAGAGAGTATCTTGGCATGATGCCATTGAATTTTGTGCGAGATTATCGAAAAAAATGGGGCAAGTCTATCGTCTACCCAGTGAAGCTGAATGGGAATATGCCTGTAGAGCTGGTACTAATACACCTTTTCACTTTGGGATGACGATTACCTCAGATTTAGCTAACTATAATGGCGAAAAAACTTATGGCTTTGGTACCAAAGGTAAGAGTCGCCGAGAAACCACTTCTGTGGGTAGCTTCCAAGTGGCTAATGCCTTTGGACTCTATGATATGCACGGCAATGTATGGGAATGGTGCGCCGATCCTTGGCATGACAATTATAATGATGCTCCAAATGATGCTAGGGTGTGGGAAGGTGATAGCAATGAAGACACAGCGATCCTTGAACCCGATGGCACCATATCTCAGTTTGCGACCGAAGAGAATGCGGTGGATAATGGTTATAGAATTTTGCGTGGTGGCTCATGGGGAAATGATCCTCACGATTGCCGTTCTGCTTGTCGCCTTAGAGACCTTCCTACCAGTGAGTACAGTGATTACGGGTTTAGAATTGCCTGCTCTTAA
- a CDS encoding ribonuclease J — translation MTKSPVTLRKTETKTEPKIVKTSTSDTPALKMMALGGLKEIGKNTWVFEINNEIMLLDAGLSFPDDGMPGVNIVLPDMTYLRENKHKIKGMIVTHAHEDHIGAIAFQLKQFEIPVIYGPRLAMALLEEKLTEAGVLNRTELRRVAPRDIVRIGSSFFVEFIRNTHSMADSFSVAINSPAGLVIHTGDFKFDHTPVDGEFFDIQRLAEHGEKGVLCLISDSTNAEIPGYTPSERSVYPGLERAFASAKGRVIVTTFASSVHRLSIILDIAEKQGKIVGVIGRSMLNVIAHARNLGYIKCRDELLQPLQNLRHYRDDQILILTTGSQGESNSALTRMANGSHRQLQIQAGDTVVFSSNPIPGNTIPVVRVIDKLISLGANVIYGKDKGIHVSGHGAQEDQKLMLNLVRPKFFFPTHGELRMLMQHSKMAQEMGIPKENIVIAENGDVVEVCVQHIRIVDKVPSGVELVDASRDGVVKGEVLRDRQQIAADGIVTVAATIGLDGKLATELDVQLNGVVSLIERSQLTTHIQKVIEDTLGNRWADFVHNNGEKSEVDWVGLRYQLERDITRMLKNQMQSRPMLVLLLQKSISGSSKPPMAITSLTTTPAEGKRRRTAAVS, via the coding sequence ATGACTAAATCTCCTGTAACCTTGAGAAAAACCGAAACCAAGACTGAACCTAAAATTGTCAAGACATCCACATCTGATACTCCCGCCCTAAAAATGATGGCACTAGGCGGACTCAAAGAAATTGGTAAAAATACATGGGTATTTGAAATTAACAACGAGATTATGTTGCTGGATGCGGGCTTATCTTTCCCCGATGACGGTATGCCCGGTGTCAATATTGTGCTACCTGATATGACCTATTTGCGAGAAAACAAGCACAAAATCAAAGGGATGATTGTGACCCATGCCCATGAAGATCATATAGGAGCGATCGCTTTCCAATTAAAGCAATTTGAGATTCCTGTAATCTATGGACCTCGATTGGCGATGGCACTCCTAGAAGAAAAGCTCACAGAAGCAGGGGTATTAAACCGTACAGAATTACGCCGAGTTGCCCCCCGTGATATTGTCAGAATTGGTAGTAGCTTCTTTGTGGAGTTTATCCGCAACACCCACTCGATGGCAGATAGTTTTTCCGTTGCCATTAATAGCCCTGCGGGTTTAGTCATTCACACAGGAGATTTTAAGTTTGATCACACCCCTGTGGATGGCGAGTTCTTTGATATTCAGCGTCTGGCTGAGCATGGCGAAAAAGGCGTGCTGTGCCTAATTAGTGATTCCACCAATGCCGAGATTCCGGGCTACACTCCTAGCGAACGTTCAGTATATCCAGGCTTAGAGCGAGCTTTTGCCAGTGCTAAGGGCAGAGTTATTGTTACGACGTTTGCTTCTTCTGTACATCGCCTGAGTATTATTCTAGATATTGCTGAAAAGCAGGGCAAGATTGTCGGTGTAATTGGTCGCTCCATGCTGAATGTGATTGCCCATGCCCGTAATCTTGGCTATATCAAATGCCGTGATGAATTACTTCAGCCTTTACAAAATCTGCGCCATTACCGTGATGATCAAATTTTAATTTTAACCACAGGTTCCCAAGGCGAGTCAAATTCTGCGCTCACACGCATGGCAAACGGTAGCCACAGACAACTGCAAATTCAAGCGGGTGACACGGTCGTATTTTCTTCCAATCCTATTCCCGGTAATACCATCCCTGTAGTGCGAGTAATTGATAAATTGATTTCCCTAGGGGCAAACGTAATCTATGGAAAGGATAAAGGTATTCATGTGTCGGGACATGGCGCTCAAGAAGATCAAAAGCTGATGTTAAATTTAGTTCGACCTAAGTTTTTCTTCCCTACCCACGGTGAACTCAGAATGTTAATGCAGCACAGTAAAATGGCTCAGGAAATGGGGATTCCCAAGGAAAATATTGTTATTGCCGAAAACGGTGATGTGGTTGAAGTTTGCGTCCAACATATTCGGATTGTGGATAAGGTGCCTTCGGGTGTGGAACTAGTCGATGCTTCCCGTGATGGGGTGGTTAAAGGAGAGGTTCTTCGCGATCGCCAACAAATTGCAGCCGATGGCATTGTCACTGTGGCGGCAACGATTGGACTAGATGGCAAACTGGCAACGGAGCTAGATGTGCAACTAAATGGCGTGGTTTCTCTAATTGAGCGATCGCAGCTAACTACCCATATTCAAAAAGTGATCGAAGATACCCTAGGAAATCGCTGGGCTGACTTTGTACATAATAATGGCGAAAAATCAGAAGTGGATTGGGTAGGCTTACGTTATCAACTAGAGCGAGATATTACACGGATGCTCAAAAATCAAATGCAAAGTCGTCCTATGTTAGTCTTATTACTACAGAAGTCAATATCTGGTAGCTCTAAACCTCCAATGGCGATCACTTCTTTGACTACAACTCCCGCCGAAGGGAAAAGAAGACGCACTGCTGCTGTATCCTAA
- the dapA gene encoding 4-hydroxy-tetrahydrodipicolinate synthase, translating to MSKVDFGQLLTAMVTPFDLEGQVDYGAAAKLALHLINHGTDTLVICGTTGESPTLTWDEEYKLFQVIKETISGKAKIIAGTGSNSTAEAIAATVKAANLGLDGTLQVTPYYNKPPQDGLYGHFQAIALAAPNLPMILYNVPSRTGCKLEAATVAELAKVTNIVGIKEATGDLDQASCIRSLTPPDFDIYSGDDSLTLPLMAVGAKGVISVASHLAGDRIQQMIQAFTSGNVQTATDIHIQLFPLFKALFYTTNPIPVKMALKIIGLDTGVMRSPLVQTKPNLELEAKLKSIMATLDLIPNLIPDLIPKS from the coding sequence ATGTCTAAAGTCGATTTTGGGCAATTACTTACTGCGATGGTCACACCTTTTGATTTAGAAGGACAGGTGGACTATGGGGCAGCAGCTAAACTGGCATTACACCTGATTAATCACGGAACAGATACATTGGTGATCTGTGGAACTACGGGTGAATCACCAACTTTAACTTGGGATGAGGAATACAAATTATTTCAAGTCATTAAAGAAACGATTTCAGGTAAGGCTAAAATTATTGCTGGTACTGGTTCTAACTCTACGGCTGAGGCAATCGCTGCCACAGTCAAAGCGGCTAATTTAGGACTAGATGGCACGTTACAGGTTACCCCCTACTACAATAAGCCACCCCAAGACGGATTGTATGGACATTTCCAAGCGATCGCTCTGGCTGCCCCAAATTTACCAATGATCCTTTACAATGTTCCTAGTAGAACTGGTTGCAAACTCGAAGCAGCTACCGTAGCTGAATTAGCAAAGGTTACAAACATAGTGGGCATTAAAGAGGCAACAGGTGACCTAGACCAAGCTAGTTGTATCCGTTCCCTAACCCCTCCCGACTTTGACATTTACTCTGGTGATGACTCGCTAACTTTACCCCTAATGGCAGTGGGGGCAAAGGGTGTAATTAGTGTGGCTTCCCATTTAGCTGGCGATCGCATTCAACAAATGATCCAAGCATTTACCTCAGGTAATGTGCAAACAGCTACAGATATTCATATTCAACTATTTCCCCTATTTAAGGCATTGTTTTATACTACCAACCCTATTCCCGTCAAAATGGCATTAAAAATTATTGGTTTAGACACAGGTGTAATGCGATCGCCCCTTGTGCAGACAAAACCTAATCTGGAACTGGAAGCCAAGCTTAAATCTATAATGGCAACCCTTGATTTGATACCAAATTTAATTCCAGACTTAATTCCTAAAAGCTAG
- a CDS encoding aspartate-semialdehyde dehydrogenase produces the protein MHRKKYNVAILGATGAVGSELMSLLIERDFPVADLKLLASPKSTGKTLSFNGQDLVIAPVTPESFNGIDIVLASAGASVSKEWAAIAVSKGAVVIDNSSAFRQDPKVPLVVPEVNPQALDHHQGIIANPNCTTILMNLAVYPLHKMKPVKRIVAATYQSVSGAGARAMDELIEQSQAILNNQEPKAEILPYPIGFNLFLHNSPMDDQGYCAEEMKMVNETRKIFDYPDIQITATCVRVPVLRAHSEAINIEFSEPFSIVTAKELLSKAPGVELIEDWSRQYFPMPIAASGKDNVLVGRIRQDISHPNCIELWLCGDQIRKGAALNAVQIAEVLIDRNLI, from the coding sequence TTGCATAGAAAAAAATATAATGTGGCAATTTTAGGGGCAACAGGGGCAGTTGGCTCTGAACTCATGTCCTTACTGATAGAAAGAGATTTTCCCGTTGCTGATTTAAAACTTCTGGCATCACCAAAATCTACAGGTAAGACTCTAAGCTTTAATGGACAGGACTTAGTGATTGCTCCTGTAACTCCAGAGTCTTTTAATGGCATAGATATTGTTTTAGCCTCTGCTGGTGCCAGTGTTTCTAAGGAATGGGCAGCGATCGCCGTATCTAAGGGAGCAGTAGTTATTGATAACTCTAGTGCGTTTCGCCAAGATCCTAAGGTTCCCTTGGTTGTCCCTGAAGTAAATCCACAGGCACTGGATCACCATCAAGGCATTATTGCTAATCCCAACTGCACCACCATTTTAATGAATTTGGCAGTTTACCCTTTACACAAGATGAAGCCGGTAAAGCGGATTGTGGCGGCTACCTATCAGTCCGTAAGTGGAGCGGGAGCTAGGGCAATGGATGAATTGATTGAGCAAAGTCAGGCTATTTTAAATAATCAGGAACCTAAGGCGGAAATTTTACCTTACCCCATTGGCTTTAACCTGTTTTTGCATAATTCCCCCATGGATGATCAGGGGTACTGTGCCGAAGAGATGAAAATGGTGAATGAAACTCGTAAGATTTTTGACTATCCTGATATACAAATTACTGCCACCTGTGTTCGGGTTCCCGTCTTGCGCGCCCATTCTGAAGCTATTAACATAGAATTCTCCGAACCATTTAGTATAGTTACTGCTAAAGAATTACTATCTAAGGCTCCGGGTGTCGAACTAATTGAGGATTGGTCACGTCAATATTTCCCGATGCCGATTGCTGCTAGCGGAAAAGATAATGTTTTAGTGGGTAGAATTCGCCAAGATATTTCTCATCCTAACTGCATTGAACTGTGGCTATGTGGTGATCAAATTCGCAAAGGTGCTGCCTTGAATGCTGTGCAGATTGCCGAGGTGTTAATTGATCGTAATTTAATATGA
- a CDS encoding DUF3143 domain-containing protein, with the protein MTLPPADTPLYNHSLNMVEAWLRSKNCKQDNQRLNNWLVEYRDWQAEISMDIEEIRVRYINALAGNKDINRAFPYSLSRRDIEDAIFTGP; encoded by the coding sequence ATGACTCTTCCTCCCGCAGATACACCATTGTATAATCATTCGCTTAACATGGTTGAAGCTTGGTTGCGGTCTAAAAACTGTAAACAAGATAACCAAAGGCTAAACAATTGGCTAGTAGAATACCGAGACTGGCAAGCAGAGATTTCCATGGATATTGAGGAGATTCGCGTACGCTATATTAATGCTCTAGCGGGAAATAAAGATATAAATAGAGCTTTTCCTTACTCCTTAAGCCGAAGAGATATTGAAGATGCAATCTTTACTGGACCTTAA
- a CDS encoding NfeD family protein: MLTAKVVWFALGITLLVLELLVPIPTLLLAGVLGIGALVVAAILLVGNIPIALQLLIWVLISGFLGWYSRRFIPKGLGRIRDADEAVTIAEILPGQAGRVKYEGNSWKARCDDPKTAIAINQKVYVLRRQGTTLIVMPEHWLQEH; this comes from the coding sequence ATGCTCACTGCGAAAGTAGTTTGGTTTGCCTTAGGTATTACTTTACTGGTATTAGAGCTATTGGTACCAATTCCCACGCTTTTATTAGCAGGAGTTTTGGGTATAGGGGCTTTGGTTGTAGCAGCAATTTTATTGGTGGGTAATATCCCTATTGCCTTGCAACTATTAATTTGGGTATTAATTTCTGGATTCCTAGGTTGGTATTCCCGTAGATTTATACCAAAAGGGCTGGGCAGAATTAGGGATGCGGATGAAGCGGTAACGATCGCCGAAATCTTACCCGGACAAGCTGGTAGAGTTAAATATGAGGGCAATTCATGGAAGGCTAGGTGCGATGATCCCAAGACTGCGATCGCCATTAACCAAAAAGTCTATGTTTTACGGCGACAAGGGACTACGTTAATAGTTATGCCAGAACATTGGCTTCAGGAACATTAG